In one Umezawaea sp. Da 62-37 genomic region, the following are encoded:
- the nagA gene encoding N-acetylglucosamine-6-phosphate deacetylase: MRLGVAGALVEGAYRSGDVEVDHDSGRVLGIGLPGPGQGIAVPGFIDIQVNGFAGVDFLTADVEGHREAAEAMALTGVLAHQPTLITSAPDQTASAIATADKARSTTVGSRVLGAHLEGPFLSPEKRGTHPVDLLRTPDVDLLDRLLAAGPVTQITLAPELPGALALVDYCLSAGVVVSCGHSNATAAEAHAAFDRGATMVTHLFDAMRPFTHRDPGIAGAALTRDDVTLGLIADPSHLSPEAVRLAFRAGPDRVVLVTDALAAGGCKDGHFSLGAVEFDVVDGVARKPDGTLVGTTSTLVEAIRHACGSGVPLEAAVNAATLTPARFFPGQDLGLLLPGDRADVVVLDDGLDIRAVYRNGVPLG; encoded by the coding sequence ATGAGGCTCGGGGTAGCGGGTGCGTTGGTCGAGGGGGCCTACCGATCGGGTGACGTCGAGGTGGACCACGACAGCGGTCGGGTGCTGGGGATCGGCCTTCCCGGTCCGGGACAAGGGATCGCCGTGCCGGGGTTCATCGACATCCAGGTCAACGGGTTCGCCGGCGTGGACTTCCTGACCGCGGACGTCGAAGGCCACCGCGAGGCGGCCGAGGCGATGGCGCTCACGGGAGTGCTCGCCCACCAGCCCACGTTGATCACCAGTGCACCCGACCAGACCGCCTCCGCGATCGCCACGGCCGACAAGGCCCGCTCCACCACGGTGGGATCCCGTGTGCTCGGGGCCCACCTCGAAGGCCCGTTTCTATCCCCGGAGAAACGCGGCACCCACCCGGTCGACCTGCTCCGGACACCGGACGTCGACCTCCTGGACAGGCTGTTGGCGGCAGGTCCGGTCACCCAGATCACCCTCGCCCCGGAACTGCCTGGCGCGCTCGCCCTGGTCGACTACTGCCTGAGCGCGGGAGTCGTCGTCTCCTGCGGGCACAGCAACGCGACCGCCGCCGAGGCGCACGCCGCGTTCGACCGCGGCGCGACCATGGTCACCCACTTGTTCGACGCCATGCGCCCGTTCACCCACCGCGACCCCGGCATCGCCGGTGCCGCCCTCACCCGCGACGACGTCACCCTGGGGCTGATCGCCGACCCCAGCCACCTCTCGCCCGAGGCCGTGCGGCTCGCGTTCCGCGCCGGTCCGGACCGGGTCGTGCTGGTCACCGACGCGCTGGCCGCGGGTGGGTGCAAGGACGGGCACTTCAGCCTCGGCGCGGTCGAGTTCGACGTGGTCGACGGCGTCGCCCGCAAGCCGGACGGCACCCTGGTCGGGACCACGAGCACCCTGGTCGAGGCGATCCGGCACGCCTGCGGGTCAGGGGTGCCGCTGGAGGCGGCGGTCAACGCCGCGACGCTCACCCCGGCACGGTTCTTCCCCGGCCAGGACCTCGGACTGCTGCTTCCTGGCGACCGCGCGGACGTCGTGGTCCTGGACGACGGGCTGGACATCCGCGCGGTGTACCGCAACGGCGTCCCGCTCGGCTGA